The following coding sequences lie in one Sorghum bicolor cultivar BTx623 chromosome 6, Sorghum_bicolor_NCBIv3, whole genome shotgun sequence genomic window:
- the LOC8064308 gene encoding cytochrome c codes for MCMHVHLACSRSIIKLRSSHTAHVQAVDDDSRISIRSDRDSRAMASSFGEAPVGDAGSGEKIFRTKCAQCHTVERGGAHKQGPNLHGLFGRQSGTTLGYAYSTANKNMAVVWEETTLYDYLLNPKKYIPGTKMVFPGLKKPKERTDLIAYLKESTAA; via the coding sequence ATGTGCATGCATGTGCACTTAGCTTGTTCTCGATCGATCATCAAACTCCGGTCCTCGCACACTGCACACGTACAGGCGGTGGACGACGACAGTAGAATATCGATCCGATCCGACCGAGACAGCCGTGCCATGGCTTCTTCCTTCGGCGAGGCCCCCGTCGGTGACGCCGGCAGCGGCGAGAAGATCTTCCGCACCAAGTGCGCGCAGTGCCATACGGTGGAGCGAGGCGGCGCGCACAAGCAGGGGCCCAACCTGCACGGCCTCTTCGGCCGCCAGTCCGGCACCACCCTCGGCTACGCCTACTCCACGGCCAATAAGAACATGGCCGTCGTCTGGGAGGAGACCACCCTGTACGACTACCTCCTCAACCCCAAGAAGTACATCCCGGGCACAAAGATGGTCTTCCCGGGGCTCAAGAAGCCCAAGGAGCGCACCGATCTCATCGCCTACCTCAAGGAATCCACGGCGGCTTAA
- the LOC8080225 gene encoding uncharacterized protein LOC8080225, with protein MKPAGTLKSRRGSAGDEEETYIGFPVTPRKDYCWSSWLLKAVMALVILMAGVLIGLSSSANVSRYYYYSSIGSSSLLLSSSSLHAAGSGAGNKKNNGDVVASSSSSGSNNNNKKKRKKMMTTEDDHEAPPLPPVLLDFHGFVDPGPPWGHSMSDPELFWRASMAPRMEEYPFQRVPKVAFLFLTRGPLPFAPLWERFFHGHEGLYSVYVHALPGYAGRYRPSSPFHGRQIPSGEVSWGSITLVDAEKRLLANALLDWSNQRFVLVSESCVPVFNFRTVYEYLVNSAMSYVESYNIDVPQCAGRYNPRMAPEVLEEHWRKGSEWFEMSRDLAVDVVADQRYYVLFRRHCTPSCYPDEHYIPTFLHLRHGAGNANRTVTWVDWSRGGPHPARFGKAATTSDLMAAIRSNGTLCLYNGKPTTVCYLFARKFAPSALPTLLNLSTTLLDF; from the coding sequence ATGAAGCCGGCGGGCACCCTCAAGTCCCGGCGAGGCAGTGCCGGGGACGAGGAGGAGACCTACATCGGCTTCCCGGTGACCCCGCGCAAAGACTACTGCTGGTCGTCGTGGCTGCTCAAGGCCGTGATGGCGCTGGTGATCCTGATGGCCGGCGTGCTCATCGGGCTGTCGTCCAGCGCCAACGTGTcgcgctactactactacagcaGCATtgggtcctcgtcgctgttgtTATCTTCTTCCTCCCTGCACGCAGCCGGCAGTGGTGCTGGTAATAAGAAGAACAATGGCGATGTCGTCGCTTCCAGCAGTTCCTCCggcagtaataataataataagaagaagaggaagaagatgatGACGACGGAAGATGATCATGAAGCTCCACCTCTTCCACCGGTGCTTCTGGACTTCCATGGTTTCGTGGACCCCGGCCCGCCATGGGGCCACTCGATGTCGGACCCGGAGCTGTTCTGGCGGGCGTCCATGGCGCCGCGCATGGAGGAGTACCCGTTCCAGCGCGTGCCCAAGGTGGCGTTCCTGTTCCTGACGCGCGGGCCACTGCCGTTCGCGCCGCTGTGGGAGCGCTTCTTCCACGGCCACGAGGGGCTCTACTCGGTGTACGTGCACGCGCTGCCGGGCTACGCGGGGCGCTACCGGCCGTCGTCGCCGTTCCACGGGCGGCAGATCCCGAGCGGGGAGGTGTCGTGGGGTTCCATCACGCTGGTGGACGCGGAGAAGCGGCTGCTGGCCAACGCGCTGCTGGACTGGTCCAACCAGCGCTTCGTGCTGGTGTCGGAGAGCTGCGTGCCGGTGTTCAACTTCCGGACGGTGTACGAGTACCTGGTGAACTCGGCGATGAGCTACGTGGAGTCGTACAACATCGACGTGCCGCAGTGCGCGGGGCGGTACAACCCGCGGATGGCGCCGGAGGTGCTGGAGGAGCACTGGCGCAAGGGCTCCGAGTGGTTCGAGATGAGCCgggacctcgccgtcgacgtgGTGGCGGACCAGCGCTACTACGTGCTGTTCCGGCGCCACTGCACGCCGTCGTGCTACCCGGACGAGCACTACATCCCGACGTTCCTGCACCTGCGCCACGGCGCGGGCAATGCCAACCGGACGGTGACCTGGGTGGACTGGTCGCGGGGGGGCCCACACCCGGCGCGCTTCGGCAAGGCGGCCACCACGTCCGACCTGATGGCCGCCATCCGCAGCAACGGCACGCTGTGCCTGTACAACGGCAAGCCCACCACGGTCTGCTACCTCTTCGCCAGAAAGTTCGCGCCCAGCGCGCTACCCACGCTGCTCAACCTCAGCACCACGCTGCTAGACTTCTGA